The proteins below come from a single Gehongia tenuis genomic window:
- a CDS encoding lysylphosphatidylglycerol synthase transmembrane domain-containing protein, protein MKRKKILMLLYFLFTIGLLLYIAWANPEWKDIGKAIPSFKVQWILLSLAFMVLYVLLDGVSIGLLGRLYGRERFVGSGIKVALIGKYYSAVTPFSTGGQPWQIYSLNKAGLNPGHASSLLITKFFIYQTLLTIFSIVGFAVHAGEVFHLSKVFFYAAVFGILFNAFSPLIIILFTRHPKALDKLLQWVVKLLHKVRIVRFADQAEESMHRVVADFTDGIAFCKKDKKLVARVVLYNVFELFFYYSIPYFLYRGLGLAEVTLWDSYTLSLVVFLVMCFFPLPGGTGAAESGYMYLFSLQFPRESLFVTMLMWRAITYYLLIVVGSVVVMGDSFLRNRRQKKTAAEAEPAVDMADEN, encoded by the coding sequence ATGAAGCGGAAGAAAATATTGATGTTGCTGTACTTTCTATTCACCATTGGCCTTCTGCTCTACATCGCTTGGGCCAATCCGGAATGGAAGGATATTGGCAAAGCCATTCCATCCTTCAAGGTGCAATGGATTCTGTTATCCTTGGCGTTCATGGTGCTCTATGTACTTTTGGACGGCGTATCCATCGGTCTTTTGGGAAGACTCTATGGCAGGGAACGATTCGTAGGGTCGGGTATCAAGGTGGCGCTCATCGGTAAATATTACAGTGCGGTGACGCCCTTTTCCACCGGCGGTCAGCCCTGGCAGATCTATTCCCTGAACAAAGCAGGGCTCAATCCGGGCCATGCCAGTTCCCTTTTGATCACCAAGTTTTTCATCTATCAGACGCTGCTGACCATCTTTTCCATCGTGGGCTTCGCGGTCCACGCCGGGGAAGTGTTTCATCTGTCCAAAGTGTTCTTCTATGCGGCGGTATTCGGCATTCTCTTCAATGCCTTCAGTCCGCTCATAATCATTCTTTTCACCCGCCATCCCAAAGCGCTGGATAAACTTTTGCAGTGGGTTGTGAAGTTGCTTCACAAGGTGCGCATCGTGCGCTTTGCCGATCAGGCGGAGGAGAGCATGCACCGTGTGGTCGCCGATTTCACCGACGGCATCGCTTTTTGTAAAAAGGACAAGAAGCTGGTGGCCCGTGTGGTGCTGTACAATGTGTTTGAACTGTTCTTCTACTACAGTATCCCCTACTTCCTTTATCGCGGTCTGGGGCTGGCAGAGGTCACGCTGTGGGACAGCTACACACTGTCGCTGGTGGTCTTTCTGGTCATGTGTTTCTTCCCCCTGCCCGGCGGTACCGGTGCGGCGGAGAGCGGCTACATGTATCTATTCAGTCTCCAGTTTCCAAGGGAGTCCCTTTTTGTGACCATGCTCATGTGGCGGGCGATCACCTACTATCTTTTGATCGTGGTGGGCAGCGTCGTGGTGATGGGGGATTCCTTCCTGCGAAACCGCAGGCAGAAAAAGACGGCGGCTGAAGCGGAGCCTGCCGTGGATATGGCGGACGAGAACTGA
- a CDS encoding ABC transporter ATP-binding protein: MSFYQEQEFHKGFDFSLWRRLIGYLKSARRYLAWVVGSMVLSAGIDVVFPILNGYVIDHFVVPGSTSGMPGFIALYAGLMVLQAGNMYFHMVQAGKAEILMSSTVRTMAFDKLQRLSYNYFDHMPVGNIMARLTSDATRLGESVAWGLVDLVWGLLFMIFTMVSMLVIHFWLGLAVISVIPVLLLISSYFQRRILAGQRKVRRTNSMITSAFNEGILGAKTTKTLVREEANLGEFQQLTHRMYGASVKVAGLSALYMPLALLLGSVGTAIALHFGGTGVIAGTLTYGDLVVFMNYTTLFFEPVRELARVLADLQSSQAAAERVVSLIESEPQITDSEAIEKVYGDTFHPKRENWPEIHGEVTFEHVDFHYESGEKVLRDFSLEVPAGTSVALVGETGSGKSTIVNLVCRFYEPTKGRILIDGVDYRERSQLWLQSHLGYVLQSPHLFSGTVRDNIRYGRLDASDGEIERVAKLVNAHPFISRLEHGYDTEVGEGGSRLSTGEKQLISFARAILADPPIFVLDEATSSIDTETEMAIQHAIQEVLRGRTSFIVAHRLSTIQNADIILVIENGTIVEQGTHEALLQKKGHYYALYTQQFQLEAEKEILG, encoded by the coding sequence ATGAGTTTCTATCAGGAACAGGAATTTCACAAGGGCTTTGATTTCTCCCTCTGGCGCCGCCTCATCGGCTATCTCAAATCCGCCCGCAGGTATCTCGCCTGGGTCGTGGGATCCATGGTGCTCTCCGCCGGCATCGATGTGGTTTTTCCCATTCTCAACGGCTATGTAATCGATCACTTCGTGGTGCCCGGCAGCACTTCGGGAATGCCGGGGTTCATTGCCCTCTACGCAGGACTCATGGTGCTGCAGGCAGGCAACATGTACTTTCATATGGTGCAGGCGGGCAAAGCTGAGATTCTCATGTCCAGCACCGTGCGCACCATGGCTTTTGATAAGCTTCAGCGTCTTTCCTACAATTACTTTGATCATATGCCCGTGGGCAACATCATGGCCCGGTTGACCAGTGACGCCACCCGCCTGGGCGAATCGGTGGCGTGGGGCCTGGTGGATCTGGTGTGGGGTCTTCTGTTCATGATATTTACCATGGTATCCATGCTGGTCATTCATTTTTGGCTGGGGCTTGCAGTGATCTCCGTCATCCCGGTGCTGCTTCTTATCAGCAGCTACTTTCAGCGCCGCATTTTGGCGGGCCAGCGCAAGGTGCGCCGCACCAATTCCATGATTACCTCCGCCTTTAACGAGGGAATTCTTGGCGCCAAGACCACCAAGACCCTGGTTCGGGAGGAGGCCAATCTCGGTGAATTCCAGCAGCTGACCCATCGCATGTACGGCGCTTCGGTGAAAGTGGCGGGGCTTTCCGCCCTGTACATGCCCCTCGCACTGCTGCTGGGCAGTGTGGGCACGGCTATTGCACTTCATTTCGGCGGGACCGGCGTGATCGCGGGTACGCTCACCTATGGTGATTTGGTGGTGTTCATGAATTACACCACGCTGTTCTTCGAGCCGGTGCGGGAACTGGCCCGGGTTCTGGCCGATCTTCAGTCCTCCCAAGCGGCGGCGGAACGGGTGGTTTCTCTCATTGAGAGCGAGCCTCAGATCACGGACAGCGAGGCCATCGAGAAGGTTTACGGGGACACCTTCCATCCGAAGCGGGAGAACTGGCCGGAAATCCATGGGGAAGTGACCTTTGAGCATGTGGATTTTCATTATGAGAGCGGCGAAAAAGTGCTTCGGGATTTCAGTCTCGAGGTGCCTGCGGGAACTAGCGTAGCTCTGGTGGGGGAGACGGGTTCGGGCAAGAGCACCATCGTCAATCTCGTATGCCGATTCTACGAGCCCACAAAGGGCCGCATTCTTATCGACGGCGTGGATTATCGGGAACGTTCCCAGCTTTGGCTGCAGTCCCATCTGGGCTATGTTCTTCAGTCCCCCCATCTTTTTTCCGGTACGGTGCGGGATAACATCCGCTATGGCAGGCTGGACGCCTCCGACGGGGAGATTGAGCGAGTGGCGAAGCTGGTGAACGCCCACCCCTTCATCAGCCGTTTGGAACACGGCTATGACACCGAAGTGGGGGAGGGCGGCAGCAGGCTGTCCACAGGCGAAAAACAGCTGATCTCCTTTGCGCGTGCGATTCTTGCCGATCCGCCCATCTTTGTGCTGGACGAGGCCACTTCTTCCATCGATACGGAGACGGAAATGGCCATCCAGCATGCCATCCAGGAAGTTCTTCGAGGAAGAACCAGCTTTATTGTGGCCCATCGCTTGTCCACAATTCAAAATGCTGATATTATTTTAGTGATCGAAAATGGCACGATCGTGGAGCAGGGCACCCATGAGGCGCTGCTGCAGAAAAAGGGCCATTATTATGCCCTCTACACCCAACAATTTCAGCTGGAAGCTGAGAAAGAAATTTTGGGGTAA
- a CDS encoding ABC transporter ATP-binding protein has product MKKRLKMLWQLTKGNRILYGCAFLCVALSVLVSLVTPLIVRTVLDSIIGDAPLSGWPARFVDFFGGRVVLSENIWIAAMVFVLLNVLNVGFLYGRGKLSAMAAERIVLGLRERLYDHLQHLPYQEHVDAETGDWIQRCTSDVETVRRFFAGQLVEFSRGIFMLGIAIAIMVPLNWKMTLVGLCTVPIIFLYSFIFMLKIMRDFQRADEAEGRLSTVIQENLTGIRVVRAFGRQAFEKDKFDEANEIYCGHWRRLMRILGLFWSLGDLTAMTQTLAVLVFGSFLAVRGELSLGTFVVFITYEGMLLWPIRQMGRILADMSKCTVSIGRIMELLNKPLEGQLPDSVKPSLNQDIVFDNVYFEYEPGKPVLNGVSFNVNAGQTVAVLGSTGSGKSSLVQLLQRLYEYQGGSIRIGGVELNTIDKHYLRSRVGLVLQEPFLYSRSILENIAIAQEEAPLERVYEAARIAAVHEVIEEFDRGYDTLVGERGVTLSGGQKQRVSIARTLMADSDILIFDDSLSAVDARTDVEIRRALLERKKGVTTFIISHRVSTLSEADFIVVLEDGKVTELGTHEELIRRPGLYRRIYDIQSGLAGREAEA; this is encoded by the coding sequence ATGAAAAAGCGTCTCAAAATGCTTTGGCAGCTCACAAAGGGGAACCGTATTCTCTATGGCTGCGCATTTTTATGCGTGGCCCTCAGCGTTTTGGTATCGTTGGTAACTCCCCTCATTGTGAGAACGGTGCTGGACAGCATCATCGGGGATGCGCCCCTTTCCGGCTGGCCCGCACGGTTTGTGGACTTCTTTGGCGGCAGGGTGGTGCTTTCCGAGAACATCTGGATTGCCGCCATGGTTTTTGTGCTGCTCAATGTGCTGAACGTGGGTTTTCTGTACGGCCGAGGCAAGCTCTCGGCCATGGCCGCGGAAAGGATTGTCCTTGGCCTTCGGGAGAGGCTTTATGACCATCTTCAGCACCTGCCCTATCAGGAGCATGTGGACGCGGAGACGGGAGACTGGATTCAGCGCTGCACCTCCGATGTAGAGACGGTACGGCGGTTCTTTGCGGGCCAGCTGGTGGAGTTCAGCCGGGGCATTTTCATGCTGGGCATTGCCATCGCCATCATGGTTCCCCTGAACTGGAAGATGACCCTGGTGGGCCTATGTACGGTGCCCATCATTTTTCTATACTCTTTTATCTTCATGCTGAAGATCATGAGAGACTTTCAGCGGGCGGATGAGGCGGAGGGCCGGCTTTCTACCGTAATTCAGGAGAATCTCACCGGGATCCGGGTCGTGCGGGCCTTTGGGCGCCAGGCCTTTGAAAAGGACAAGTTTGATGAGGCCAACGAGATTTACTGCGGCCATTGGCGCAGACTTATGCGCATTTTAGGGCTGTTCTGGTCTCTGGGCGATCTGACAGCCATGACCCAAACGCTGGCAGTTTTGGTGTTCGGCTCCTTCCTTGCCGTGCGCGGTGAACTGAGCCTTGGCACCTTTGTGGTCTTTATCACCTACGAGGGCATGCTCCTTTGGCCCATCCGTCAGATGGGCCGCATCTTGGCGGACATGTCCAAGTGCACCGTGTCCATCGGCAGGATCATGGAGCTGTTGAACAAGCCTCTGGAGGGCCAGCTGCCGGACAGCGTGAAGCCATCATTGAATCAGGACATCGTTTTTGACAATGTCTATTTTGAATACGAACCGGGCAAGCCGGTTCTTAATGGCGTTTCCTTCAACGTGAATGCAGGGCAGACCGTGGCGGTTCTCGGGTCCACCGGATCGGGGAAATCCTCTTTGGTACAGCTGCTCCAGCGGCTCTATGAGTACCAGGGCGGCAGTATCCGCATCGGCGGTGTGGAGCTCAATACCATCGACAAGCATTACTTAAGAAGCCGGGTGGGCCTGGTTCTGCAGGAACCCTTCCTCTACTCTCGGAGCATTCTAGAGAATATCGCCATCGCTCAAGAGGAAGCACCCCTCGAGCGGGTCTATGAAGCGGCCAGGATCGCGGCGGTCCACGAGGTGATCGAGGAGTTCGATCGGGGCTACGATACCCTGGTAGGCGAGCGGGGCGTGACGCTCTCCGGCGGACAGAAGCAGCGGGTATCCATTGCCCGCACCCTCATGGCGGACAGCGATATCCTGATATTTGACGATTCCCTGAGCGCCGTGGACGCCAGGACCGATGTGGAGATCCGCAGGGCTTTGCTGGAGCGCAAGAAGGGCGTAACCACTTTCATTATTTCCCATCGTGTATCCACACTGTCCGAGGCCGATTTCATCGTGGTGCTGGAAGACGGCAAGGTCACGGAACTGGGCACTCATGAGGAACTGATCCGGCGGCCGGGGCTTTACCGGCGCATCTATGACATTCAAAGCGGTTTGGCGGGAAGGGAGGCGGAAGCATGA
- a CDS encoding ZIP family metal transporter encodes MFKIALITGLAVGAATLIGSLLAFVVKKISHKFNDMLLAFAAGIMLGATFFSLVLPSLEGGGEYGIFVTAGGVIAGALLVTVLDRIVPHLHSFIGVEDDGEGTSHRLMLFVLAIAFHNLPEGMAVGVGFGGGNVGDALSIAIAIALQNIPEGMITIFPLLMAGLSKKRALLVGACTGLVEVLGVLIGFTSVTLVQSLLPFLLALAGGTMLYVISNDMIPETHSHGFAKQATFSVIAGFIAMMFIDHIF; translated from the coding sequence ATGTTTAAGATTGCGCTGATTACGGGCCTTGCCGTGGGGGCCGCGACTCTGATTGGGTCCCTCTTGGCCTTTGTTGTCAAGAAAATATCCCATAAGTTTAACGATATGCTGCTCGCCTTTGCGGCGGGCATTATGCTGGGCGCCACCTTCTTTAGTTTGGTGCTGCCCTCCCTGGAAGGCGGGGGAGAGTACGGTATATTTGTGACCGCCGGCGGCGTCATCGCCGGGGCGCTTTTGGTGACCGTACTGGACCGTATCGTACCCCATCTGCACAGCTTCATCGGGGTGGAGGATGACGGGGAGGGGACAAGCCACAGGCTGATGCTCTTTGTCCTTGCCATCGCCTTTCACAATCTCCCGGAGGGCATGGCGGTGGGTGTGGGCTTTGGCGGCGGCAATGTGGGGGACGCCCTCAGCATCGCGATCGCTATTGCGCTGCAAAACATTCCCGAGGGCATGATTACCATCTTTCCGCTGCTCATGGCGGGCCTCAGCAAAAAGCGGGCGCTGCTCGTGGGTGCGTGCACCGGACTTGTGGAGGTTCTGGGCGTACTCATCGGCTTTACGTCGGTAACGCTGGTGCAAAGCCTTCTGCCTTTCCTGCTGGCCCTTGCGGGCGGCACCATGCTCTATGTGATCAGCAACGACATGATTCCCGAAACGCACAGCCATGGCTTTGCCAAACAGGCCACCTTCTCAGTGATTGCCGGGTTCATCGCCATGATGTTCATTGACCATATTTTTTAG
- a CDS encoding TRM11 family SAM-dependent methyltransferase translates to MNYALMMERHPNVRYRESLQKLARIELEVSLGAIHTPAELVGWQKVGGLSLLMIRSEEPLEEEELDVLRHQSALMALFELKEDTLTPLMEGRGYYFPEDMAAILKYKGKTNETFTDFMVHTALMVSDFKNASEPLTLIDPMCGRGTALFAALRRGHNALGVDVDKKDIQELDHFVKRYLTFHGCKHQRLEENCTVPSRKGVRKITYRVSDTAEHYKAKDVRTLSAVLGDARDLAYYGVKHAHGIVCDLPYGVQHGGESRMPLGKLLAQVLPVWRRVLISGGVMALAFNRYTLKREELEGLVRDAGFSVLAGPLSDCEHWVEQAVMRDVVFAKA, encoded by the coding sequence ATGAATTACGCGCTGATGATGGAGCGCCATCCCAACGTGCGCTATCGGGAGAGCCTGCAAAAGCTGGCCAGGATCGAACTGGAAGTGAGCCTGGGAGCCATCCATACGCCGGCGGAGCTTGTGGGCTGGCAGAAGGTTGGCGGGCTTTCACTGCTGATGATAAGAAGTGAAGAACCCCTCGAAGAAGAGGAACTGGATGTGCTTCGGCACCAGTCCGCCCTCATGGCGCTTTTTGAACTGAAAGAGGATACGCTGACGCCTCTCATGGAGGGACGGGGATATTATTTTCCGGAGGATATGGCGGCCATTTTGAAATATAAAGGAAAGACCAACGAGACCTTTACCGATTTCATGGTGCATACGGCCCTTATGGTTTCGGACTTTAAAAACGCTTCCGAGCCCTTGACCCTGATCGATCCCATGTGCGGCCGGGGCACGGCACTTTTTGCTGCCCTGAGACGGGGACACAACGCTCTCGGCGTGGATGTGGACAAGAAGGATATTCAGGAGCTGGACCATTTTGTGAAGCGCTATCTGACCTTCCATGGCTGTAAGCATCAGCGGCTGGAGGAGAACTGCACGGTTCCTTCCCGCAAGGGCGTCCGGAAGATCACTTACCGGGTGTCGGATACCGCGGAGCATTATAAGGCCAAGGATGTCCGTACGCTGTCTGCGGTGCTGGGAGATGCTCGGGATCTGGCTTACTATGGCGTAAAGCACGCCCATGGCATCGTGTGCGATCTTCCCTACGGCGTTCAGCATGGCGGAGAGAGCCGAATGCCTTTAGGAAAGCTTTTGGCCCAGGTGCTGCCCGTATGGCGCAGAGTGCTTATTTCCGGCGGTGTGATGGCTCTTGCCTTCAATCGCTACACTTTGAAGCGGGAGGAGCTGGAGGGGCTGGTACGGGACGCCGGTTTCAGCGTGTTGGCAGGTCCCCTCTCCGACTGTGAGCACTGGGTGGAACAGGCAGTCATGCGGGATGTGGTTTTCGCCAAGGCATAA
- a CDS encoding DNA recombination protein RmuC has protein sequence MEIALIVLGVINLLVLLFVARSAMKNKGDEDLSKEVRRLREETLQWGQVTRGELMGSVRDGHAMMSRSVLDSSQLLQQQMEALTQRIGSVSQGNEERLDRLRESVQQQLLAIQQENAKQMEQMRSVVDEKLDKTLQTRLDASFDLVSKRLEAVYKGLGEMQSLSVGVNELKRVLTNVKTRGTWGEVQMGALLEQVLSADQYATNVAVNPQSAERVEYAVKMPGQGEDTVWLPMDAKFPVEDYQRLMDAVDAGDKLAAEAASKALEARIKEEAKKIHTKYICPPHTTDFAILFLPAEGLYAEVLRIPGLADYLQNHFRVSIAGPTTLAALLNSLQMGFRTLAIQKRSSEVWKLLGAVKGDFAKFYDLLEKTQKSILAAAGNIEKANKRTQIIQRKLRDVEELPDAGGVSLDLDMEDQLKIS, from the coding sequence ATGGAAATTGCATTGATAGTTTTGGGGGTTATCAATTTGTTGGTGCTGCTTTTTGTGGCCCGCAGTGCGATGAAGAACAAGGGGGATGAAGATCTCTCAAAGGAGGTGCGGCGCCTCCGGGAGGAGACGCTGCAGTGGGGTCAGGTGACCCGTGGTGAGCTGATGGGTTCGGTGCGGGATGGACACGCCATGATGTCCCGTTCGGTGCTGGACAGCTCCCAGCTTCTTCAGCAGCAGATGGAGGCGCTGACCCAGCGCATCGGTTCGGTGTCCCAGGGCAATGAGGAGCGTCTGGACCGGCTGAGGGAGTCGGTTCAGCAGCAGCTTCTTGCCATTCAGCAGGAAAACGCCAAGCAGATGGAACAGATGCGAAGCGTGGTGGACGAGAAGCTGGACAAGACCCTGCAGACCCGGCTGGATGCATCCTTTGACCTGGTCAGCAAGCGTCTGGAGGCGGTTTATAAAGGTCTCGGCGAGATGCAGAGCCTGTCGGTGGGGGTCAATGAACTTAAGCGTGTGCTCACCAATGTGAAAACCCGGGGCACCTGGGGCGAGGTGCAGATGGGCGCGCTGCTGGAGCAGGTGCTCTCCGCCGATCAGTATGCCACCAATGTGGCAGTCAATCCCCAAAGTGCTGAACGGGTGGAGTACGCGGTGAAGATGCCCGGACAGGGTGAGGACACGGTGTGGCTGCCCATGGACGCCAAGTTCCCGGTGGAAGATTATCAGCGGCTCATGGACGCGGTGGACGCTGGTGACAAACTGGCGGCGGAGGCGGCGTCCAAGGCGCTGGAGGCGCGCATCAAGGAGGAGGCCAAGAAGATTCATACGAAATACATCTGTCCGCCGCACACCACCGATTTTGCCATCCTGTTTTTGCCTGCGGAGGGCCTGTATGCAGAGGTGCTTCGCATTCCCGGCCTGGCCGATTACCTGCAGAACCATTTTCGCGTGAGCATCGCCGGGCCCACCACCCTGGCTGCGCTGCTGAACAGTCTCCAAATGGGCTTCCGCACCCTGGCCATTCAGAAGCGTTCCAGTGAGGTCTGGAAGCTTCTTGGTGCGGTCAAGGGCGACTTTGCCAAGTTTTACGATCTCCTGGAGAAGACGCAAAAGAGCATTTTGGCGGCGGCGGGCAACATCGAAAAGGCTAACAAGCGCACACAGATCATTCAGCGCAAGCTGAGGGATGTGGAGGAACTGCCTGATGCCGGTGGGGTGTCTTTGGATTTGGATATGGAGGATCAACTAAAGATTAGCTAG
- the ftsH gene encoding ATP-dependent zinc metalloprotease FtsH, whose translation MKKIMRGPALYLIILVLVILIARMFGAGSTLPAEPLSYEPDFLNAVRDEKIEEVIISENNLIGIYKDSKVKNFPSSYDFKVYLPSVEQLRQDVAAIRGKSVDEITAADYGFKVTYEPPAETPWWVSMIPFFIVIVILVVFWYFFMQQAQGGGNKMMSFGKSRARVNEDGKNKVTFDRVAGADEEKEELKEVVDFLKDPKKFTALGARIPKGVLLVGPPGTGKTLLAKAAAGEAGVPFFSISGSDFVEMFVGVGASRVRDLFENAKKHSPCIVFIDEIDAVGRHRGSGLGGGHDEREQTLNQLLVEMDGFAVNEGIIILAATNRPDILDPALLRPGRFDRQVIVGRPDVKGRLDIMKVYAKDKPLEEDVDLKVLAKRTPGFTGADIENMMNEAAILTARANKKKISMPELEEAITRVIAGPEKKSRLITPKDKRLVAYHEAGHAIVAAKLPNCDPVHEVSIVPRGMAGGYTMTLPKEDTNFVTRGKLLDHIAEFMGGRVAEALVLDDISTGASNDIQRASEIARDMVTQYGMSDTLGPVYLGGGEEIFLGKEIGHSNNYSEEIAARVDKEVHAILETGYRRAETILKENMDKLHEVVGILLDQEKLDGQEFAKIMGIEPPPDPTAPDSNDDAPGPSAPEAFATA comes from the coding sequence TTGAAGAAAATCATGCGCGGCCCGGCGCTGTACCTGATCATTCTGGTGCTGGTTATCCTGATCGCCAGAATGTTTGGTGCAGGTTCAACGCTGCCCGCGGAACCATTATCCTATGAACCGGACTTTTTGAACGCTGTGCGTGACGAAAAGATCGAAGAGGTCATTATCAGCGAGAACAATTTGATCGGTATTTATAAGGATTCCAAAGTCAAGAATTTCCCAAGCAGTTATGATTTTAAGGTCTATCTCCCGTCGGTGGAACAGCTCCGTCAGGATGTAGCGGCGATCCGAGGCAAGTCGGTGGACGAGATCACCGCCGCCGATTACGGCTTTAAGGTGACCTATGAGCCGCCGGCGGAAACGCCTTGGTGGGTCTCCATGATCCCCTTTTTCATCGTGATCGTCATTCTGGTGGTGTTCTGGTACTTCTTCATGCAGCAGGCTCAGGGCGGGGGCAACAAAATGATGTCCTTTGGCAAGAGCCGGGCGAGGGTGAATGAGGACGGGAAAAACAAGGTTACCTTCGACCGGGTGGCCGGAGCCGATGAGGAAAAGGAGGAACTGAAGGAGGTCGTGGACTTCCTGAAGGACCCGAAGAAGTTCACGGCATTGGGTGCACGCATTCCCAAGGGCGTACTGTTGGTGGGCCCTCCCGGGACGGGTAAAACCCTTCTTGCCAAGGCGGCGGCCGGCGAGGCCGGCGTACCCTTCTTCTCCATTTCCGGTTCGGACTTTGTGGAAATGTTCGTGGGTGTGGGTGCATCCCGTGTCCGCGATCTGTTTGAAAATGCCAAAAAGCATTCCCCCTGCATCGTATTCATCGATGAAATTGATGCGGTGGGCCGGCATCGCGGCTCTGGACTGGGCGGCGGCCATGATGAGCGTGAACAGACGCTGAATCAGCTCCTGGTGGAAATGGATGGGTTTGCGGTCAACGAGGGCATCATTATTCTGGCGGCCACCAACCGTCCGGATATCCTTGATCCCGCGCTGCTCCGTCCTGGACGATTCGACCGGCAGGTTATCGTGGGCAGGCCGGACGTGAAGGGGCGCCTTGATATCATGAAGGTGTATGCCAAGGATAAACCCCTGGAAGAGGATGTGGATCTCAAGGTGCTGGCCAAGCGCACGCCCGGCTTTACCGGAGCGGACATCGAAAATATGATGAACGAGGCCGCCATCCTGACGGCCAGAGCGAACAAAAAGAAGATCAGCATGCCCGAACTGGAAGAGGCCATCACCCGGGTTATTGCGGGTCCGGAGAAGAAGAGCCGTCTCATTACGCCCAAGGACAAGAGGTTGGTGGCTTATCACGAGGCGGGGCACGCCATTGTGGCGGCGAAGCTGCCCAATTGCGATCCCGTTCACGAGGTTTCCATTGTTCCCCGTGGTATGGCCGGCGGCTACACCATGACTCTCCCCAAAGAGGATACGAATTTCGTGACCCGGGGCAAGCTTCTCGATCATATCGCGGAATTCATGGGCGGCCGGGTGGCTGAAGCGCTGGTACTGGACGACATCTCCACAGGCGCATCCAACGATATTCAGCGGGCCAGCGAAATCGCACGGGATATGGTGACCCAATACGGGATGAGCGATACGCTGGGTCCGGTCTATCTTGGCGGCGGCGAGGAGATCTTCCTGGGCAAGGAAATTGGACACTCCAATAACTATTCCGAAGAGATTGCCGCTCGGGTGGATAAGGAGGTCCATGCGATCCTGGAGACCGGTTACCGCCGTGCGGAGACGATTCTTAAGGAAAACATGGATAAGCTCCACGAGGTGGTGGGGATTCTGTTGGATCAGGAGAAGCTGGACGGCCAGGAATTTGCTAAGATCATGGGTATCGAGCCTCCGCCCGATCCTACGGCTCCTGATTCGAACGACGATGCGCCTGGACCTAGTGCTCCGGAAGCGTTTGCAACGGCATAG
- the hpt gene encoding hypoxanthine phosphoribosyltransferase has translation MTEMMNDVAKVLCTQEEIEQRVQEMGQAITRDFSGSNRLIVVGILKGAVVYYADLIRHIGLPMAMDFMMASSYGSSSVTSGVVNVTKDLENDIEGQDVLIVEDIIDTGLTLSKLKQVLLARNPNSLKICCLLDKPERRKVDMKADYVGFSIPDEFVVGYGLDYNERYRNLPDICVLKPEIYAKD, from the coding sequence ATGACAGAGATGATGAACGATGTGGCCAAGGTACTTTGCACCCAGGAGGAGATCGAACAGCGGGTCCAGGAGATGGGGCAGGCCATCACACGAGATTTTTCCGGCTCCAACAGGCTTATTGTGGTGGGCATCCTGAAGGGCGCCGTGGTTTACTATGCGGACCTTATCCGCCATATCGGGCTCCCCATGGCCATGGACTTCATGATGGCGTCAAGCTATGGCAGCTCCTCGGTGACCTCCGGCGTGGTGAATGTGACCAAAGACCTCGAGAACGACATCGAGGGCCAGGACGTTTTGATTGTGGAGGATATTATCGACACGGGGCTTACCCTCAGTAAATTGAAGCAGGTGCTGCTCGCACGCAACCCCAATTCCCTCAAGATATGCTGTCTATTGGATAAGCCCGAGCGACGCAAGGTGGATATGAAGGCCGATTACGTGGGTTTCTCCATTCCCGACGAGTTTGTGGTGGGCTACGGTCTTGATTATAATGAACGTTACCGCAATCTTCCGGATATCTGCGTTCTCAAGCCCGAAATTTACGCAAAAGATTAA